In the Urocitellus parryii isolate mUroPar1 chromosome 10, mUroPar1.hap1, whole genome shotgun sequence genome, one interval contains:
- the LOC144257155 gene encoding LOW QUALITY PROTEIN: broad substrate specificity ATP-binding cassette transporter ABCG2-like (The sequence of the model RefSeq protein was modified relative to this genomic sequence to represent the inferred CDS: substituted 1 base at 1 genomic stop codon), producing MSSSNDQDYIPFLQRNNSDLPEMTSSDLKTFPEGAVLSLHNLCYREKVKSGFVFCRKTVEKKLLSNINGIMKPGLNAILAHQSRGKSLLLNILAARRDASGLSGDVLINGAPQSDNFKCNLGYVVQDDIVMGTLTVRENLLFSAALRLPTAMTNHEKNKRINKVIEDLDLDKVADSKVVXKNLIVLSRGERKRTRIAMELITDPPILFLDKPTTGLDLSTTNAVLLLLKRISQQGRTVIFSIHRPHYFIFKLFDSLTILASGKLMYHGPAQKALEYFSSAGYSCEPHNDPADFFLDVIYGISSAVVLNREEEDHEVSHNEERPKREKTVIKTLAEFYAISSLYKDTKAELEELSGGLKKRRPAFMETTYVTSFCHQLRWISWRSFKNLLPNYRTSIERIITTIIGGLVTSSILLHLKNDCTEIQIRTWTLCLLIGFQCLPNLSAKETFALEKKLFIQEYISGYYRVSSYFFGKLLSDFLPRSLLTIILFICTVYFMLGLKPGVKAFFITMLTILMVSYSTGSLILAIGVHSIFFTATILGLYFLLMMILINFSLDFGNFSPWLSWIQYLSIPHYGYMALQYNEFLGQNFCPGLNTTKSSGCSTYVICTGEEYLTLQGIDPSPWSLWKNHLALACITTILLAITYLKLLLLKKKDF from the exons ATGTCTTCCAGTAATGACCAGGATTATATCccatttttacaaagaaacaacAGTGACCTCCCTGAGATGACCTCCAGTGACCTGAAGACATTTCCTGAAGGGGCTGTGTTAAGTCTCCATAACCTCTGCTATCGGGAAAAAGTGAAGAGTGGCTTTGTATTTTGTAGGAAAACAGTTGAGAAAAAATTACTATCAAATATCAA TGGAATCATGAAACCTGGTCTCAATGCTATTCTGGCACACCAAAGTAGAGGGAAATCTTT GTTGCTAAATATCTTAGCTGCAAGGAGAGATGCATCTGGATTATCTGGAGATGTTTTGATCAATGGAGCACCTCAATCTGataatttcaaatgtaatttGGGTTATGTGGTTCAG gATGATATTGTGATGGGCACCCTGACAGTGAGAGAAAACTTACTGTTCTCAGCGGCTCTTCGGCTTCCAACGGCTATgacaaatcatgaaaaaaataaaaggatcaatAAAGTCATTGAAGATTTAGACCTGGATAAAGTAGCAGATTCCAAGGTAGTGTGAAAAAACCTGATA GTTTTATctaggggagaaagaaaaaggaccagGATAGCAATGGAGCTGATCACAGATCCTCCCATCTTGTTTTTGGATAAACCAACAACTGGTTTAGATTTGAGCACTACAAATGCTGTTCTTTTGCTCCTGAAAAG GATTTCTCAGCAGGGACGAACGGTTATCTTCTCTATTCATAGACCTCACTATTTCATCTTCAAGCTGTTTGACAGCCTCACCATCTTGGCTTCAGGAAAATTAATGTACCATGGTCCTGCACAGAAGGCTTTGGAATACTTCTCATCAGCAG GTTATTCCTGTGAGCCCCACAATGACCCTGCTGACTTTTTCCTGGACGTCATTTATGGAATTTCCTCTGCTGTGGTATTAAACAGAGAGGAAGAAGACCATGAAG tcAGCCACAATGAAGAACGTCCTAAGAGAGAAAAAACAGTTATAAAAACATTAGCTGAGTTTTATGCTATATCCTCCCTGTACAAAGACACAAAAGCTGAATTAGAAGAACTCTCAGGTGGTCTTAAGAAGAGGAGACCAGCCTTCATGGAAACCACCTATGTCACCTCCTTCTGTCACCAACTCAGATGGATTTCCTGGCGTTCATTCAAAAACTTGCTGCCTAATTACAGGACCTCTATAGAGAGG atcattacCACAATCATAGGTGGACTTGTTACAAGTTCTATTCTCCTTCACCTAAAAAATGATTGCACCGAAATCCAGATAAG GACCTGGACACTCTGTCTGCTAATTGGCTTTCAGTGTTTACCCAACCTGTCAGCAAAGGAGACCTTTGCACTTGAGAAGAAGCTCTTTAT ACAAGAGTACATCAGTGGATACTACAGAGTGTCTTCTTACTTCTTTGGAAAACTGTTATCTGATTTTCTACCCAGGAGTTTGTTaacaattattctatttatttgtacaGTATACTTCATGTTAG gattgaaaccaggggtgaaGGCTTTCTTCATAACGATGCTTACCATTTTGATGGTGTCTTATTCAACTGGTTCCCTGATCCTTGCTATTGGAGTTCACAGTATTTTTTTCACAGCAACAATTCTAGGACTATATTTTCTATTGATGATG attttgataaatttttcacTGGATTTTGGAAACTTTTCCCCTTGGCTGTCATGGATTCAGTACTTAAGTATCCCTCACTATGGTTATATG GCTTTGCAGTATAATGAATTTTTGGGACAAAACTTCTGTCCAGGACTCAATACAACAAAAAGCAGTGGCTGTTCCACCTATGTGAT ATGTACTGGTGAAGAATACTTGACACTCCAAGGCATTGATCCATCTCCGTGGAGCTTGTGGAAGAATCACCTGGCTTTGGCTTGTATAACTACTATCCTTCTTGCAATTACCTACCTAAAATtgttacttcttaaaaaaaaagatttttaa